One window of Leptotrichia trevisanii DSM 22070 genomic DNA carries:
- a CDS encoding ABC transporter permease produces the protein MDFMELLKLSVSNLFSYKVRSFLTMLGIIIGISSVIMMSSLGAGVKENITGDLNKLGVSNFQISIDTSPGQTYKSYDLLTKKDIERIKSIDGIEAVTPTSSTYARISLSNGSDMMLSGTGVTEDYFKMSNYTVIKGRKFLPNEYRKDGKYIMIDSTTADQLYPGQNPIGKKMILNFKKNSQTVTIVGVFKNPFASLGGGGDGMAALALFPNNYLNYLEGNEQEKFMALQAKARDANEMNRVMEVVKNLLKTRGSEPNIYNVYSTSQGLDQFNNILNMLSLFISGVAAISLFVGGIGVMNIMLVSVTERIREVGLRKAIGAKTGHILIQFLIEAVILTFFGGIIGVVIGYSLALLVGIFIQTSPILSPVIVFVCIFVSTMIGLVFGVYPAKKAAALEPMEALRTD, from the coding sequence ATGGATTTTATGGAATTACTAAAATTGTCAGTATCAAATTTATTTAGCTATAAGGTACGTTCCTTTTTGACAATGCTTGGAATAATAATCGGAATATCTTCGGTTATAATGATGTCTTCATTAGGAGCAGGAGTTAAGGAAAATATTACTGGAGATTTAAATAAGCTGGGAGTATCGAATTTTCAAATTTCAATTGATACTTCTCCAGGACAGACTTATAAATCATATGATTTATTGACAAAAAAGGATATTGAAAGAATAAAAAGTATAGATGGTATTGAAGCTGTTACCCCGACTTCAAGTACATATGCCAGAATATCACTGAGCAATGGCTCGGATATGATGCTTTCAGGTACAGGAGTGACAGAAGATTATTTTAAAATGTCAAACTATACAGTAATAAAGGGAAGAAAATTTTTGCCAAACGAATACAGAAAAGATGGAAAATATATAATGATTGACAGTACAACGGCGGATCAATTATATCCTGGACAAAATCCTATAGGGAAAAAAATGATTTTAAACTTTAAAAAAAATAGTCAAACTGTAACAATTGTTGGAGTATTTAAAAATCCGTTTGCTAGTTTAGGTGGTGGTGGAGATGGAATGGCTGCTTTAGCACTTTTTCCCAATAATTACTTGAATTATCTGGAAGGAAATGAACAAGAGAAATTTATGGCATTACAGGCAAAGGCAAGAGATGCCAACGAAATGAACAGAGTAATGGAAGTGGTAAAAAATTTATTGAAAACAAGGGGAAGTGAACCTAATATTTACAATGTATATTCAACAAGTCAAGGGCTGGATCAATTTAATAACATTCTTAATATGCTTTCACTTTTCATAAGCGGAGTTGCTGCTATTTCACTATTTGTCGGTGGAATAGGGGTTATGAATATAATGCTTGTAAGTGTTACTGAAAGAATAAGAGAAGTTGGACTTAGAAAGGCCATTGGAGCAAAAACAGGGCATATTCTTATCCAGTTCCTTATAGAAGCAGTTATTTTAACATTTTTTGGAGGTATAATTGGAGTTGTAATTGGATATTCATTAGCACTTCTGGTTGGTATATTTATACAGACATCACCAATATTAAGTCCAGTTATAGTATT